One genomic segment of Agromyces intestinalis includes these proteins:
- a CDS encoding TetR/AcrR family transcriptional regulator — translation MASTPRMQELRSERSRRVVEAARSIAEEEGWPAVTIRRLAEAIGYSQPVLYSDFPGGRDEIVGAVIIDGSRRLTAAIAAAAERAPADGRLRSLVEAYLEFARRNPAVSEAMSSMSSTVAFASDDTPAELRAAFALLHGAVSGRDDRARSVRAEVLWGTLHGLSRLEASQRLDPALDVDRVDAVVALFGPG, via the coding sequence ATGGCCTCCACACCCCGCATGCAGGAATTGCGTTCCGAACGCTCACGCCGCGTCGTCGAGGCTGCGCGATCGATCGCCGAGGAGGAGGGGTGGCCGGCGGTCACCATCCGGCGGCTCGCCGAGGCCATCGGCTACAGCCAGCCAGTGCTCTACTCAGACTTCCCCGGCGGTCGCGACGAGATCGTCGGCGCCGTGATCATCGACGGGTCGCGCCGGCTGACCGCCGCGATCGCCGCGGCCGCCGAACGCGCGCCGGCCGATGGTCGGCTGCGTTCGCTCGTCGAGGCATACCTCGAGTTCGCCCGACGGAATCCCGCCGTCTCCGAGGCGATGTCGTCGATGTCGTCGACCGTCGCGTTCGCCTCCGACGACACGCCCGCCGAACTGCGAGCGGCGTTCGCCCTGCTGCACGGCGCGGTCTCTGGCCGCGACGACCGCGCGCGTTCCGTGCGGGCCGAGGTGCTCTGGGGCACGCTGCACGGCCTCAGCCGGCTCGAGGCGTCTCAGCGTCTCGACCCCGCACTCGACGTCGATCGCGTCGATGCGGTCGTCGCCCTTTTCGGCCCCGGGTGA
- the ccsB gene encoding c-type cytochrome biogenesis protein CcsB — translation MSFSPDQISILCVYSALAVYAIAFIAYSIDLAKRGVAAGAAANAADEVDADATAAPVAVGMLQAAASAQVAAARAGAASASPYGPTGEASDAAAPRRSRWRSALEAGASVEYGRSPALRVAVAMTVLAWALHLTADVLRGVAAGRVPWANMYEFALTGTLVVTTVYLVVLLFAKQDLRFLGTFVTGLVLVLLGVAAVNFYVEVAPLPPALQSVWLVIHVFVATSSVGFFALGFALSAVQLMQARRESLVASAEAITKSFLATLPNSVSLENLAYRVNIIGFILWTFTLMAGAIWAEKAWGRYWGWDTKEVWTFIIWVIYAGYIHARATRGWRGSRSAWLAIIGFSAVLFNFTIVNLFFKGLHAYSGL, via the coding sequence GTGAGCTTCAGTCCCGACCAGATCTCGATCCTCTGCGTGTACTCGGCGCTCGCGGTCTACGCCATCGCGTTCATCGCGTACTCGATCGACCTCGCCAAGCGCGGGGTCGCGGCGGGCGCGGCGGCGAACGCGGCGGACGAGGTCGATGCGGATGCCACGGCGGCACCGGTCGCGGTGGGCATGCTGCAGGCCGCCGCATCCGCTCAGGTCGCGGCCGCTCGCGCCGGTGCGGCGTCGGCGAGCCCGTACGGGCCGACCGGCGAGGCATCCGATGCTGCCGCCCCGCGCCGTTCGCGCTGGCGCAGCGCGCTCGAGGCCGGCGCTTCGGTCGAATACGGCCGTTCGCCGGCGCTGCGCGTCGCCGTCGCGATGACCGTGCTCGCGTGGGCGCTGCACCTGACCGCCGACGTGCTGCGCGGCGTGGCCGCCGGCCGGGTGCCGTGGGCGAACATGTACGAGTTCGCCTTGACCGGCACTCTCGTGGTCACCACCGTCTACCTGGTCGTGCTGCTGTTCGCGAAGCAGGACCTGCGGTTCCTCGGCACCTTCGTGACCGGGCTCGTGCTCGTGCTGCTCGGCGTGGCCGCCGTGAACTTCTACGTCGAGGTCGCACCGCTTCCGCCCGCCTTGCAGTCGGTGTGGCTCGTCATCCACGTGTTCGTCGCGACCTCGTCGGTCGGGTTCTTCGCGCTCGGCTTCGCACTGTCGGCCGTGCAGCTCATGCAGGCCAGGCGCGAGTCGCTCGTCGCGAGCGCCGAGGCGATCACGAAGTCGTTCCTCGCGACGCTGCCGAACTCGGTGTCGCTCGAGAACCTCGCCTACCGGGTCAACATCATCGGCTTCATCCTCTGGACCTTCACGCTCATGGCGGGCGCGATCTGGGCCGAGAAGGCCTGGGGCCGCTACTGGGGCTGGGACACGAAGGAAGTCTGGACCTTCATCATCTGGGTGATCTACGCCGGGTACATCCACGCGCGGGCGACGCGCGGCTGGCGCGGCTCGCGGTCGGCGTGGCTGGCGATCATCGGGTTCAGCGCGGTGCTGTTCAACTTCACGATCGTCAACCTCTTCTTCAAGGGACTGCACGCCTACAGCGGCCTGTAG
- a CDS encoding DUF1772 domain-containing protein, with amino-acid sequence MFWIDTITATIAIVATAVIFGTDTLTALVSRAAFAEIDDRALVQFTGRSHRYGDRRLSVVGVLSVVFSVATVGLAVLAQSVPAAVVASIVVVSLAVWLMLFARISAPINKRLTAAALADEVPADARALQERWESIIVLRSVLQGVAVVGLCVALALIAAA; translated from the coding sequence ATGTTCTGGATCGACACCATCACCGCCACCATCGCGATCGTCGCGACCGCGGTGATCTTCGGCACCGATACGCTCACCGCCCTGGTGTCGCGAGCGGCGTTCGCCGAGATCGACGACCGTGCGCTCGTGCAGTTCACCGGGCGATCGCACCGCTATGGCGACCGACGGCTGTCGGTGGTCGGTGTGCTGAGCGTGGTGTTCAGCGTCGCGACGGTCGGGCTCGCGGTGCTCGCGCAATCGGTGCCCGCCGCCGTGGTCGCCTCGATCGTGGTCGTCTCGCTGGCGGTGTGGCTGATGCTCTTCGCGCGCATCTCGGCCCCGATCAACAAGCGGCTCACTGCGGCCGCGCTCGCCGACGAGGTGCCCGCCGACGCCCGTGCACTGCAGGAGCGCTGGGAGTCGATCATCGTCCTGCGCAGCGTGTTGCAGGGGGTCGCGGTCGTGGGGCTGTGCGTGGCGCTCGCGCTGATCGCGGCCGCCTGA